In the genome of Treponema pedis, one region contains:
- the feoB gene encoding ferrous iron transport protein B, producing the protein MKKRISIAFAGQPNSGKSTLFNMMTGAHQHVANYPGITVEKKTGEYGSFGQEVFITDLPGTYSLTSYSPEERVSRNFILNDKPELIVNITDGSNLERHLYLTFQILEMRRPVVMYMNKMDAASYSGLKINVQKFSEKLGIPIVAGSAKKKENVTELKKTIFDMSENESGQNSFQLVYGEDMERSLVQITEALRSSLKTPDFDIPLRWLAVKLCEKDSAASEEYSEHFENFDSVLNLIQSLEKEHKEKHKHSFEIEIALARSAAAKKLTAECIERVVPEQKDVEALNTKKRIAGIVSAAVLLFITYSVLDSLFLMIAESFSAGIFANDYIRISLSAVLGAAFVAGAVFVYLRGSADSINSTDRVDRVLCHRFFGIVILVELVLVFYWITVILGYKMTDKVFPIFKFVRAVVSQLIPSSGVIQSGLLRGLFLNGIIDGAIMILNYIPIFFCLFALVAFLEDVGYMARLAFIMDRILRKFGLHGQSTLPMILSGVIMGGCVVPGVMSTRTIRDDKSRLVTLLVLPLLNCMAKIPFYALITGIFFARNQWLVLGGISFFTLIVALIVARYFSLYVVPGTPEPFVLELPSYNLPTLRGIIIRTFERLWSFIKKVATTVVAVSVVIWAGVSFPSLAAERTAEYEAKKDEMIKQFAEDLDNSYSQYFASEKGFLEHDKIAERIYLMKSLNFFGSEKINVKSVNRIFLQNPEIAKVVLRGKIELGENAPAFKEYLLQYTAAYGDFERVYSETEEFKKPILKSEFYSHWEKVNPFFFAIVRTGKITLTGTVAVDSEAAAVSRGLRSTISDLKLMSGDLKRETLENSILGYIGKFMEPVTQYAGFDWKINIAILGSFAAKEALVSTLGTIYSVESGDDNSGEVLEERIQNQDTGMTPLDGLAIMILISLFPPCIATIMATHTETQSIGWTLFSMLYPIVLSSLVAVLVFQLGCLFGF; encoded by the coding sequence ATGAAAAAAAGAATAAGTATTGCTTTTGCAGGTCAGCCTAACTCCGGTAAGTCAACACTGTTTAACATGATGACCGGAGCTCATCAGCATGTTGCAAACTACCCCGGTATTACCGTCGAAAAAAAGACGGGAGAGTACGGAAGCTTCGGGCAGGAGGTCTTTATAACGGACTTACCCGGCACTTACAGCCTGACTTCATATTCTCCCGAAGAGAGGGTAAGCCGTAATTTTATATTAAACGATAAGCCTGAGCTTATCGTAAACATCACGGACGGTTCCAATTTGGAGCGTCACCTTTATTTAACCTTTCAGATTTTGGAAATGCGTCGTCCCGTAGTAATGTATATGAATAAAATGGACGCTGCAAGTTATTCGGGTTTAAAAATAAATGTGCAAAAATTTTCCGAAAAATTGGGGATTCCTATAGTTGCGGGTTCGGCAAAGAAAAAAGAAAACGTAACCGAATTGAAAAAAACGATTTTCGATATGTCGGAAAATGAAAGCGGGCAAAACTCTTTTCAATTGGTATACGGTGAAGATATGGAGCGAAGCCTCGTACAAATTACCGAAGCTCTCCGCTCTTCTTTAAAAACACCCGATTTCGACATACCCTTACGCTGGCTTGCGGTAAAACTTTGTGAAAAAGATTCCGCCGCTTCCGAAGAGTATTCCGAACATTTTGAAAACTTCGATTCCGTTCTTAATCTTATTCAAAGTTTGGAAAAAGAACATAAAGAAAAACACAAACACAGCTTTGAAATAGAAATAGCCCTTGCCCGTTCCGCGGCGGCGAAAAAACTGACGGCGGAATGTATAGAGCGTGTTGTACCTGAGCAAAAAGATGTGGAAGCTTTAAATACTAAAAAAAGAATTGCAGGTATCGTAAGCGCCGCCGTTTTGCTTTTTATAACGTACAGTGTGCTTGATTCTCTTTTCTTAATGATTGCCGAATCCTTTTCCGCAGGAATTTTCGCCAACGATTATATAAGGATTTCTCTGTCGGCTGTTTTAGGTGCCGCCTTTGTGGCGGGAGCGGTTTTCGTTTATTTACGCGGAAGCGCGGATTCTATAAATTCCACCGACAGGGTAGACCGTGTTTTATGCCATCGCTTTTTCGGTATAGTAATTTTAGTTGAACTTGTTTTAGTGTTTTACTGGATAACGGTTATTTTAGGCTATAAAATGACCGATAAGGTTTTTCCCATTTTTAAATTTGTAAGAGCCGTAGTTTCTCAGTTAATTCCGTCTTCCGGAGTAATTCAGTCCGGCTTATTGCGGGGCTTATTCTTAAACGGAATTATAGACGGCGCGATAATGATTTTAAACTATATACCCATATTCTTTTGTCTGTTCGCTCTTGTAGCCTTTTTGGAAGATGTGGGATATATGGCCCGTCTTGCTTTTATTATGGACAGGATTTTACGTAAATTCGGACTTCACGGACAATCGACCTTGCCTATGATTCTTTCAGGCGTTATTATGGGCGGCTGTGTAGTTCCGGGCGTAATGTCTACAAGAACAATCCGCGACGATAAATCGCGCCTTGTTACGCTTTTGGTATTACCTCTTTTAAATTGTATGGCAAAAATTCCTTTTTACGCTTTAATAACCGGAATCTTTTTTGCCAGAAATCAATGGCTGGTATTGGGCGGTATTTCATTTTTTACTTTAATTGTAGCCTTAATCGTAGCGCGTTATTTCAGTTTATATGTGGTACCTGGAACGCCCGAACCCTTTGTTTTGGAGCTTCCTTCATATAACTTGCCCACACTGCGGGGAATAATTATAAGAACCTTTGAGCGCTTGTGGAGTTTTATTAAAAAAGTGGCTACTACCGTAGTTGCGGTTTCCGTTGTTATTTGGGCGGGCGTAAGTTTTCCTTCTCTCGCTGCGGAAAGAACGGCGGAGTACGAAGCAAAAAAAGATGAAATGATTAAGCAGTTTGCCGAAGACTTGGATAATTCCTATTCGCAATATTTTGCTTCCGAAAAAGGTTTTTTGGAGCACGATAAAATTGCGGAGCGCATTTATTTAATGAAAAGTTTAAATTTTTTCGGAAGTGAAAAAATAAATGTTAAGTCCGTAAACAGAATATTTTTACAAAATCCCGAAATAGCAAAGGTCGTTTTACGCGGAAAAATCGAATTGGGAGAAAATGCTCCCGCCTTTAAAGAATACTTATTGCAGTATACCGCAGCTTACGGCGATTTCGAGCGGGTTTATTCAGAAACCGAAGAATTTAAAAAACCTATTTTAAAATCGGAATTCTATTCCCATTGGGAAAAAGTTAATCCTTTCTTTTTTGCGATTGTACGTACCGGAAAAATTACGCTTACGGGGACTGTTGCCGTAGACAGCGAAGCTGCCGCCGTTTCCAGAGGCTTGCGTTCTACGATTTCCGATTTAAAACTTATGTCGGGCGATTTAAAACGCGAAACTTTAGAAAATTCTATTTTGGGTTATATCGGAAAATTTATGGAGCCGGTAACTCAATATGCGGGGTTTGACTGGAAGATTAACATAGCGATTTTAGGTTCTTTTGCGGCAAAAGAAGCCTTGGTTTCCACACTCGGAACGATTTACAGTGTTGAATCGGGCGATGATAACAGCGGAGAGGTTTTGGAAGAGCGCATTCAAAATCAGGATACGGGAATGACGCCTCTTGACGGCTTGGCGATTATGATTTTAATTTCGCTGTTCCCGCCCTGTATTGCCACTATTATGGCAACGCATACGGAAACGCAAAGTATTGGCTGGACATTGTTCAGTATGTTATATCCGATTGTATTAAGTTCGCTTGTAGCGGTATTGGTATTTCAGCTGGGCTGTTTGTTCGGATTTTAG